The genomic stretch GGACAGGTTGTGGCCGAACGGCTTCTCGACGACCACGCGCGCACCGGCGGTGAGACCTGCCCGGTGCAGGCCCTCGATCACGCGGCCGAAGAGGAACGGGGGGATCTCCAGGTAGAAGACCGGGCAGCGCGCACCCGAGATCGCGGCGCGGACGCTCTCGAACGTGGCAGCGTCGGTGAAGTCGCCGGCGACGTACGACAGCCGCGCCGCGAAGCGGGCGAAGACCTCGTCGTCGATCTGCTCGCCGGTGGCGGCGATGCACTCGCGCGCGTGCTCACGCAGTTCCTCGACCGTCCACTCCTGTGCGGCGACTCCGACGATCGGGCAGTCGAGCAGTCCGCGCGCGTCCAGCCGGTACAGCGAGCGGAACGTCATCACCCGGGCGAGGTCGCCGGTGATGCCGAACACCACGAAGACGTCGGCAGGCGCGGACGACTCGCTCGCCTGGCGGCGGCGGGGGGCGCGCCCCGTGGCGGTGGTCATCCGGCCCCCGTCCCGACGACGATGCGATGGATCTGCGCGGACATGAGACCTCCACGGCTTGCGGGCATGTGACGGCGCGATGATCCCGAGGCGACGCCACCGACGCATCGTCCGAATCGGGTGATGGCCGCGCCGGGGCGATGCCGCATCATGGCGCCCGAGTGCACGATCCGGCCTGAAGGCATCGGAGGAGTGAGAGCTGTGCGATCGGCAACGACCTGGCCCGTGCGGAGCGTGCTCGCCGGCGCGGCAGGCACCGCGGCGATGACGCTCGCCTACGGGCTCGAGCGGCGCCTACGTCCCCTGGTCCAGGGCGCGCTGGACTACGACGACGGGCTCGTGCCCGGGCAGATCGTCGCGGCGATCATGCACCTGCGGCACGTCACGAACCGCACCGACCGCGAGCTCGGCCTCGCGCTTCGCTGGGGCTACGGCTCGGCGTTCGGACTCTGGCACGGGGTCCTCGTGCGCCGGGTCGGGGAGCCACGAGCGAGCGCGGCCTTCGGAGCGACGCTCATGACGGCCACGCTGACGTTGTTCCCGCTGCTCGGACGCACGCCGCCACCCTGGCGCTGGCCGGCGGCGATGCTCGCGACGAGCTTCGGAACTCATGCGGTGTATGTCGCCGCCGTGGCCGCCGCCGACCGCCTGCAGGCCGCGGCGACGTCGGTCGACCAGCGATGAGAAGGCGCGGTTGACACGGACAGGGCGGCGTGCGGCTCAGTCGACCCGCACGGAGATCCGCCCGGACCGCTGGTGCGTGACTGCCGCGCCGGCCCAGTCGACGATCGCCTTCGCGCGGTCCTGGTTGGTCGGCAACAGCGCCAGGTGCACCGTGATCCACGCGAACTGCGCCTTCTTGCCGGTCATCGTGCGACCGCCCAGCATCTGGACGCACGCGGCGCCGCGCCCGATCGCGGCCATGGTCCCCTTGTCGCGGTAGGCGAACGGCTTGGTCCTCCTGCCGGCGATCATGCGGCTGATCGTGTCGCCGGCATGCTCGCCCGACTGCAGCGCGACCGATCCGAGCTGGGGCAGCACCTGCTGCGTCTTGGCGTCGGCGATGGCGGCGATGTCGCCGAGCACGAACACCTCGGGATGGCCGGGCAGCGTCAGGTCGGATCCGACGGCGATGCGATTGCCGCGCTCGGGCGCGAGCCCGATCGAGCGCCCGACCGGGCTGCCCTGCAGCCCGGCGCCCCAGATGAGCGTGTGGGCGTTGAGGACCGCGCCCGAGCCGAGCGTGACCCGAGTCGGCGAGACCGAGGCGACGCGCTCGCCGGCCAGGACGTCGACGTCACGGTCCGTGAGCGCTTTCGTGGCGTAGTGGCGCAGCTTCGGCTCGAACATGGAGAAGAGCTCGGGCCCGGCCTCGACCAGGGTCACGCGCGCCTGCTCCTGCGGGATGTCCGGGTAGTCCTTCGCGAACTCGCTGCGGTAGAGCTCGGTCATCGCTCCCGCCGTCTCGACGCCGGTCGGCCCTCCGCCGACGACCACGATGTTCAGCCCCCCGTCCTCCAGGAGGGCGGGGTCGCGGTCGGCGGCCTCCCAGCGCTCGACCAGGTGGTCCTTCAGGCGAACCGCGTGCGGGAGCGTGTACATCGGGAACGCGTGGTCGGCCGCGCCCTCGGTCCCGAAGAAGTCGACCTCGGCGCCGAGCGCGAGCACCAGGTAGTCGTAGGCGATCGGCGCCAGGTCGTCGAAGCGCACCTCGCGCGCGTCGACGTCGACGCCCGTCACGGTCGCCTGGTGAACGGTCGTGTTGTCCTGGTGGCCGACCAGGTCGCGCAGTGAGTGGCCCACGGCCGTCGTCTCCAGCAGCCCGCTGGCCAGCTGGTAGAGCAGCGGCTGGAACGTGTGGTAGTCGTGGCGATCGATCAGGATCACCTCGGCGTGCGCGTCCGCGAGCTTCTGCGCTGCGCCGACGCCGGCGAAGCCGCCGCCGAGGATGAGGACGCGCGGCCGCGCGGATGGCGAGCTCTCCGATGACGCCATGATCGCGAGCGTACGCCTGCGCTCGGGCGCCCGCCTCACCCCGATGGGATGATGCGCCGTCTCCGCGAGGCCGCATAGCGTCGCTCCCGATGCTGATGGACTCCGTGCCGGTCTTCGCGTCGCAGCTGGGGGCAGCACGCAGCCAGATGGCCTTCACGCTGGGCTTCCACATCATCCTGGCGTCGATCGGCGTGGCGTTCCCGGCGATGATGCTGATCGCCAACTACCGCGGGCTCAAGCACGACGATCACGACGCGCTGCTGCTGGCGCGCCGCTGGTCGAAGGTCGTCGCCGTGACGTTCGCGGTCGGCGCGGTCACGGGCACCGTGCTCTCGTTCGAGTTCGGGCTGCTCTGGCCCGCCTTCACGGGGCGCTTCGGCAAGGTCTTCGGCGTCCTGTTCGCCGTCGAGGGGATCTTCTTCTTCCTCGAGGCGATCTTCATCGCGATCTACATCTTCGGCTGGAAGCGGCTGTCGCCGTGGGCGCACTTCTGGTCGGGCGTCCCCGTCGTGATCTGCGGGCTCGGCGGCGCGTTCTCGG from Capillimicrobium parvum encodes the following:
- a CDS encoding DUF1440 domain-containing protein, which translates into the protein MRSVLAGAAGTAAMTLAYGLERRLRPLVQGALDYDDGLVPGQIVAAIMHLRHVTNRTDRELGLALRWGYGSAFGLWHGVLVRRVGEPRASAAFGATLMTATLTLFPLLGRTPPPWRWPAAMLATSFGTHAVYVAAVAAADRLQAAATSVDQR
- a CDS encoding NAD(P)/FAD-dependent oxidoreductase, with the protein product MASSESSPSARPRVLILGGGFAGVGAAQKLADAHAEVILIDRHDYHTFQPLLYQLASGLLETTAVGHSLRDLVGHQDNTTVHQATVTGVDVDAREVRFDDLAPIAYDYLVLALGAEVDFFGTEGAADHAFPMYTLPHAVRLKDHLVERWEAADRDPALLEDGGLNIVVVGGGPTGVETAGAMTELYRSEFAKDYPDIPQEQARVTLVEAGPELFSMFEPKLRHYATKALTDRDVDVLAGERVASVSPTRVTLGSGAVLNAHTLIWGAGLQGSPVGRSIGLAPERGNRIAVGSDLTLPGHPEVFVLGDIAAIADAKTQQVLPQLGSVALQSGEHAGDTISRMIAGRRTKPFAYRDKGTMAAIGRGAACVQMLGGRTMTGKKAQFAWITVHLALLPTNQDRAKAIVDWAGAAVTHQRSGRISVRVD